A genomic segment from Actinomycetota bacterium encodes:
- a CDS encoding class I tRNA ligase family protein produces the protein MKKEILPPAYNPKDVEDKWYSHWFSKGYFHAPIDKSREPFTIVIPPPNITGSLHMGHALNNILQDIVVRKRRMEGRVTLWLPGTDHAGIATQNVVEQELAREGLTRQDLGREKFLEKVWEWKEKYGTTIINQLRRLGCSCDWDRERFTMDEGYSRAVKTVFVRLFKEGLIYRGNYIINWCPRCYTALSDLEVDHEERVGSLWYIKYPFVDSQEHLTIATTRPETLLGDTAVAVHPSDERYQKYVGRTLILPILGRKIPLRADDEYVDPKFGTGAVKVTPAHDPNDFEIGQRHKLPQVVVLTPDAKINENGGPYNGMDRYECREAILKDLEREGLLEKVEPHLHAVGRCYRCETVVEPYLSEQWFIRMKPLAESAIKAVKEGKVKFTPK, from the coding sequence TTGAAGAAAGAAATTTTACCTCCCGCATACAATCCGAAAGATGTGGAAGATAAGTGGTATTCCCACTGGTTTTCCAAGGGATATTTTCATGCTCCAATCGATAAGAGCAGAGAGCCCTTTACCATTGTCATTCCTCCCCCCAACATCACGGGCTCATTGCACATGGGACATGCTTTGAATAATATCCTCCAAGATATCGTTGTTCGAAAGAGGCGCATGGAGGGCCGTGTTACCCTATGGCTTCCTGGGACGGACCATGCGGGCATTGCCACTCAAAATGTGGTGGAGCAGGAACTGGCCAGGGAAGGCCTTACTCGCCAGGACTTAGGGCGTGAGAAATTTCTGGAGAAGGTTTGGGAGTGGAAGGAAAAGTATGGCACCACCATCATAAATCAGCTGAGGCGCCTTGGTTGCTCCTGCGACTGGGATCGAGAGAGATTCACCATGGATGAGGGCTACTCACGGGCGGTTAAAACCGTCTTCGTCAGGCTATTCAAGGAGGGTTTAATCTATAGGGGAAATTACATCATAAATTGGTGCCCTCGATGCTACACTGCTCTTTCCGATCTTGAGGTGGATCACGAGGAGAGAGTGGGGAGCCTGTGGTACATAAAATATCCCTTTGTGGATTCCCAGGAGCATTTGACCATAGCCACCACTCGCCCGGAGACATTGTTGGGTGATACCGCCGTAGCCGTCCACCCCAGTGACGAAAGATATCAAAAATACGTGGGAAGGACTTTAATCCTTCCTATCCTGGGAAGAAAGATTCCCTTAAGAGCCGATGATGAATACGTCGATCCGAAATTTGGAACGGGCGCGGTTAAGGTCACCCCAGCCCACGATCCTAACGACTTTGAGATAGGGCAACGCCACAAGCTACCTCAGGTGGTTGTCCTCACACCCGATGCTAAGATAAATGAAAATGGTGGACCTTATAACGGGATGGATAGATACGAATGCCGTGAGGCGATCCTCAAGGATTTGGAGAGGGAAGGATTGCTGGAGAAAGTGGAGCCTCATCTCCACGCCGTGGGCCGCTGTTATCGCTGTGAAACCGTCGTGGAACCCTATCTTTCCGAGCAATGGTTCATTAGGATGAAGCCACTGGCTGAATCCGCCATTAAGGCCGTGAAGGAGGGCAAGGTTAAATTCACCCCAAAG